The bacterium genome has a window encoding:
- the recJ gene encoding single-stranded-DNA-specific exonuclease RecJ — MSPSVMVPAPARRWVRRGAVVDDAAVGRLVEALRLPEPLCRLLAQRGYGVPEEAKRFLRPRLDGLHDPWLLAGMERAVERLSRALDRGETILVHGDYDVDGICSTALYTQVLRRLGGRVVPFVPRRLVDGYDLGPAGIAAAVEAGARLILTADCGILAHGAVLAAKDAGIDVVVTDHHTPGAELPPAVAAIDPNRPDCPYPDKALAGTGVAFKVCQALWEARGQPPTELWYYLDLVAIATIADLAPLRGENRVLTRYGLRVLPVTRNPGLRALVRRAGLADRAFLMASHVSHMLGPRINAVGRMGDASWGVRLLLAESDEEAEPLVERLEQDNRERQIADRETLREALELLERGYDPDRDYAVVLAASGWHPGVIGIVASRVVERIHRPTILISIAPEGGHARGSARSIPAFDLYAALRACGDHLERYGGHKYAAGLEIRPDRIDAFREAFNAMARTALSPDDLVPEVEVDLDVRLPEANQELYRYLRHFGPFGVGNPAPVFAARGVSVAGYPRVVGNGHLKLQLAQDGVRLEAIGFRMAEWLKHVDVSRGPIDVAFQLHEDRWGDRVTLQARLVDLRPAAGPGAG, encoded by the coding sequence ATGAGCCCGTCGGTGATGGTGCCCGCTCCGGCGCGTCGTTGGGTGCGGCGTGGGGCGGTGGTGGACGATGCCGCGGTCGGGCGGCTGGTGGAGGCGCTGCGGCTCCCGGAGCCGCTGTGCCGGCTGCTGGCCCAGCGGGGCTACGGCGTTCCGGAGGAAGCGAAGCGGTTCCTGCGGCCGCGGCTGGACGGCCTCCACGATCCGTGGCTGCTCGCGGGGATGGAGCGGGCGGTCGAACGGCTCTCCCGTGCGCTGGACCGGGGCGAGACGATCCTCGTCCACGGCGACTACGATGTGGACGGGATCTGTTCGACCGCGCTGTACACGCAGGTGCTGAGGCGGCTCGGCGGCCGTGTGGTGCCCTTCGTGCCGCGTCGCCTGGTGGACGGCTACGACCTCGGCCCCGCGGGGATCGCGGCCGCCGTGGAGGCGGGCGCCCGCCTGATCCTCACGGCCGACTGCGGGATCCTGGCGCACGGGGCGGTCCTCGCCGCGAAGGATGCGGGGATCGACGTCGTCGTCACGGACCATCACACGCCCGGGGCCGAGCTCCCGCCGGCGGTCGCCGCGATCGACCCGAACCGCCCGGACTGTCCTTACCCCGACAAGGCGCTGGCCGGCACCGGGGTGGCGTTCAAGGTCTGCCAGGCGCTGTGGGAGGCGCGCGGGCAGCCGCCGACCGAGCTGTGGTACTATCTGGACCTGGTCGCCATCGCGACCATCGCCGACCTCGCTCCGCTCCGCGGAGAGAACCGCGTGCTGACGCGCTACGGGCTGCGCGTCCTGCCTGTGACACGGAACCCGGGTTTGCGCGCGCTCGTGCGGCGGGCGGGGCTCGCCGACCGGGCGTTCCTCATGGCGAGCCACGTCAGCCACATGCTCGGCCCGCGCATCAACGCGGTGGGGCGGATGGGGGATGCATCCTGGGGGGTGCGGCTGCTGCTGGCGGAATCGGATGAGGAGGCCGAGCCGCTGGTGGAGCGGCTCGAGCAGGACAACCGGGAACGGCAGATCGCGGACCGGGAGACGCTGCGCGAGGCGCTCGAGCTACTGGAGCGGGGCTACGACCCGGACCGGGACTACGCCGTGGTGCTGGCCGCATCGGGCTGGCACCCGGGGGTGATCGGCATCGTCGCCTCCCGGGTGGTGGAACGGATCCACCGGCCGACGATCCTGATCTCCATTGCGCCCGAGGGTGGGCACGCCCGGGGCAGCGCGCGCTCGATCCCGGCGTTCGACCTCTACGCCGCGCTGCGCGCCTGCGGCGACCACCTCGAGCGCTACGGCGGACACAAGTACGCCGCCGGATTGGAGATCCGGCCGGATCGGATCGACGCGTTCCGGGAGGCGTTCAACGCGATGGCGCGGACGGCCCTGAGCCCCGACGACCTGGTGCCGGAGGTCGAAGTGGACCTCGACGTCCGGCTGCCGGAGGCGAACCAGGAGCTGTACCGGTACCTGCGCCATTTCGGGCCGTTCGGCGTGGGCAACCCGGCGCCGGTCTTCGCCGCGCGGGGCGTCTCGGTGGCAGGCTATCCGCGAGTGGTGGGCAACGGCCACCTGAAGCTCCAGCTCGCACAAGACGGCGTGCGACTGGAGGCCATCGGGTTCCGGATGGCAGAGTGGCTGAAGCACGTGGACGTGAGCCGCGGGCCGATCGACGTGGCGTTCCAGCTCCACGAAGACCGTTGGGGCGACCGGGTCACGCTCCAGGCGCGGCTCGTGGACCTGCGGCCCGCGGCGGGACCCGGCGCCGGGTGA
- a CDS encoding DNA primase — protein sequence MIPDDVVEEVRTRADIVEIIGEHVALKRAGKDFRALCPFHREKTPSFYVVPAKGFFKCFGCGESGDVFAFLMKRLGLGFNDAVRQVAERVGVEIPEPGRRSGDERHRPLYEAVAFAADFFRRQLWDEPVGEVARRYLERRGIPREAAERFLLGYAPDEWTALRDAAARHGIAEEVLFEAGLIKRSERRAEPYDRFRHRLIFPITDTAGRVIAFGGRMLGAAAERAPKYLNSPETPIYQKGRVLYGLSWAKQAIRREGEAIIVEGYMDYVSLAARGIENVVAPLGTAMTEEQAQLLARYTRKALLLYDSDPAGMRATFRTADALLAAGVHPMVVTLPQGEDPDSLVRRGGAAALKPLLDEAVDVLDRKLQILEAGGYFRDVERIRFALDKLLPTLRAAADETLRDIYVARVSERTGVRRDTLERELELERPVAHRRATAEARQQEAAQRDATERMLLLLLLRDRARVATAGELVRPEDLASSPARELYARLLAAGGNADEDPRAWELSPPARQLLEELLADPQDLTDGDRVFRNTIGDLRVRALFQRLDRLETESLRADAAREEELWRERLAIHAELRRLGSELADLGFKLSRRYRTYPGRGRIRQPGPMSKEG from the coding sequence ATGATCCCGGACGACGTCGTCGAAGAGGTCCGGACGCGGGCCGACATCGTGGAGATCATCGGCGAGCACGTCGCGCTCAAGCGTGCGGGCAAGGACTTCCGCGCGCTGTGTCCCTTCCATCGGGAAAAGACGCCGTCGTTCTACGTGGTCCCCGCGAAGGGCTTCTTCAAGTGCTTCGGCTGCGGCGAGTCCGGAGACGTGTTCGCCTTCCTGATGAAGCGTCTCGGCCTGGGTTTCAACGACGCCGTGCGACAGGTCGCGGAGCGTGTCGGCGTCGAGATCCCGGAGCCCGGCCGGCGTAGCGGGGACGAGCGGCACCGGCCGCTGTACGAGGCCGTGGCATTCGCGGCGGACTTCTTCCGGCGTCAGCTCTGGGACGAGCCGGTGGGCGAAGTCGCTCGGCGGTACCTCGAGCGGCGGGGCATCCCGCGGGAGGCGGCGGAGCGCTTCCTGCTCGGCTACGCGCCGGACGAGTGGACGGCGCTGCGGGATGCGGCGGCGCGCCACGGCATCGCGGAAGAGGTGTTGTTCGAGGCGGGGCTGATCAAGCGGAGCGAGCGCCGGGCCGAACCGTACGACCGGTTCCGCCACCGGCTGATCTTCCCCATCACGGATACGGCGGGGCGAGTGATCGCCTTCGGCGGCCGCATGCTGGGAGCGGCGGCCGAGCGCGCGCCGAAGTACCTGAACTCGCCGGAGACGCCGATCTACCAGAAGGGCCGTGTCCTCTACGGGCTGTCGTGGGCGAAGCAGGCGATCCGACGGGAGGGCGAAGCGATCATCGTCGAAGGGTACATGGACTACGTGTCCCTCGCGGCCCGGGGCATCGAGAACGTGGTCGCGCCGCTCGGCACGGCCATGACCGAGGAGCAGGCGCAGCTCCTCGCCCGCTATACCCGCAAGGCGCTGCTGCTCTACGACAGCGACCCCGCCGGCATGCGCGCGACCTTCCGCACCGCGGATGCGCTGCTCGCTGCGGGCGTGCATCCGATGGTGGTGACGCTGCCGCAGGGCGAGGATCCGGACTCGCTGGTGCGGCGCGGGGGTGCGGCGGCCTTGAAGCCGCTGCTCGATGAGGCGGTGGACGTGTTGGACCGCAAGCTCCAGATCCTGGAGGCGGGCGGTTACTTCCGGGACGTGGAACGGATCCGCTTCGCGCTGGACAAGCTGCTGCCGACGCTGCGCGCCGCGGCGGACGAGACGCTGCGGGACATCTACGTGGCGCGGGTCTCGGAGCGGACGGGCGTGCGCCGGGACACGCTGGAGCGGGAGCTGGAGCTCGAGCGCCCCGTGGCGCACCGGAGGGCCACGGCCGAGGCGCGCCAGCAGGAGGCGGCGCAGCGGGATGCGACCGAGCGCATGTTGCTGTTGCTGCTGTTGCGCGACCGGGCGCGGGTGGCGACGGCCGGGGAGCTGGTGCGGCCGGAGGATCTGGCGTCGAGCCCGGCGCGGGAGCTCTATGCGCGTCTTCTCGCCGCGGGCGGCAACGCCGATGAGGATCCGCGGGCGTGGGAGCTCTCGCCTCCCGCCCGCCAGTTGCTCGAGGAGCTGCTCGCCGACCCGCAGGACCTCACGGACGGCGACCGCGTCTTCCGGAACACGATCGGCGACTTGCGGGTGCGAGCGCTGTTCCAGCGGTTGGACCGGTTGGAGACGGAGTCGTTGCGGGCGGATGCGGCGCGGGAGGAGGAGCTGTGGCGAGAGCGGCTCGCGATCCATGCGGAGCTCAGGAGACTCGGATCGGAGCTCGCCGATCTGGGGTTTAAGTTGAGCAGGAGGTACCGGACGTACCCCGGGCGGGGGCGCATCCGGCAACCGGGGCCCATGTCCAAGGAAGGGTGA